The following are from one region of the Tenacibaculum dicentrarchi genome:
- the trmB gene encoding tRNA (guanosine(46)-N7)-methyltransferase TrmB has translation MGSKNKLKRFKENETFENVLQPTREEVIGNFSLKGKWNTFFKNDNPIVLELGCGKGEYTIALAEKNPNKNFIGIDIKGARFWRGAKTAIENDMQNVAFIRTQIELVDHIFAENEVDEIWITFPDPQIKYQRTKHRMTNTAFLKRYNHILKQDGIMNLKTDSEFMHGYTLGLLHGEKHEILHANHNVYVNEGAPEEVTSTQTFYEKQYLEKGKPITYIRFKLKY, from the coding sequence TTGGGAAGCAAAAATAAACTGAAACGTTTCAAAGAAAATGAAACGTTTGAAAACGTACTTCAACCTACGAGAGAAGAAGTAATAGGAAATTTTTCTTTAAAAGGAAAATGGAATACATTCTTTAAAAACGACAACCCTATAGTTTTAGAACTTGGTTGTGGTAAAGGAGAATATACCATTGCCTTAGCAGAAAAAAATCCAAATAAAAATTTTATAGGTATTGATATTAAAGGGGCTCGTTTTTGGCGTGGTGCTAAAACAGCTATCGAAAACGATATGCAAAATGTTGCCTTTATTAGAACCCAAATAGAATTAGTTGACCACATTTTTGCTGAAAATGAAGTTGATGAAATTTGGATAACTTTTCCCGATCCACAAATAAAATATCAACGTACAAAACATAGAATGACTAATACCGCATTCTTAAAAAGATACAATCATATTTTAAAACAAGACGGTATTATGAACTTAAAAACCGACAGCGAGTTTATGCACGGTTACACCTTAGGTTTATTACATGGTGAAAAACACGAAATTTTACATGCAAATCATAACGTTTACGTAAATGAAGGGGCACCAGAAGAAGTAACTTCTACGCAAACTTTTTACGAAAAACAATATTTAGAAAAAGGGAAACCTATTACTTATATCCGTTTTAAGTTAAAGTATTAA
- a CDS encoding DUF6341 family protein produces MLGLNIFRLIADLFTFILQPFKWLRLEVAKGDLGWWTSNAVNWVFVFILILLFGYWMWQSATFLKEGTEDKA; encoded by the coding sequence ATGTTAGGATTAAATATTTTCAGATTAATTGCAGATTTATTTACTTTTATATTACAACCTTTCAAATGGTTGCGATTAGAAGTTGCAAAAGGTGATTTAGGTTGGTGGACTTCAAATGCCGTAAACTGGGTGTTTGTTTTTATTTTAATACTATTATTCGGATACTGGATGTGGCAATCAGCTACTTTCTTGAAAGAAGGAACTGAAGATAAAGCTTAA
- a CDS encoding DUF6427 family protein, whose protein sequence is MLANFFGKSKPVNFMVLFALFLSYFSFNLVTKDISLETAKELLGILLIFSVFNFIITKNKLTFDNSYAFLFFVLLTGFFPEIIHLDKTFLASFSILLFLRKVYSLQSAKNSLFKLFDGGLWLGISFLIEPYSLLFAVLLYTAIYLYEHFNYQTLLIPFIGFTSVIFLFFSYCFWNNEMPLFHQLFDWDLSYNIDFYLTTKHLFSILFIAILVFYALILKTPKALSVLNTFRKNWILTCIHLFIALITILLIPHKTGTELLFIFFPIAIILANGIELFQKSWISDALLLLFFSCSIIANFL, encoded by the coding sequence ATGTTAGCCAATTTTTTCGGTAAATCAAAACCTGTTAATTTTATGGTGCTTTTCGCACTGTTTTTAAGTTACTTTTCATTTAACTTAGTAACCAAAGATATTTCCTTAGAAACAGCAAAAGAACTACTAGGTATCTTGCTTATTTTTAGTGTTTTTAATTTTATAATTACTAAAAATAAATTAACCTTTGATAACTCTTACGCCTTTTTATTTTTTGTATTACTTACTGGTTTTTTTCCTGAAATTATTCACCTTGATAAAACTTTTTTAGCAAGTTTCAGTATCTTACTTTTTTTACGAAAAGTTTACAGCTTACAATCTGCTAAAAACAGCTTATTTAAACTATTTGACGGTGGGTTATGGCTTGGTATTTCTTTTTTAATAGAACCTTATTCACTACTTTTTGCAGTGTTATTATACACCGCTATTTACCTATACGAGCACTTTAATTATCAAACATTATTAATTCCTTTTATAGGCTTTACAAGTGTTATTTTTTTATTTTTCAGCTATTGTTTTTGGAATAATGAAATGCCCCTTTTTCACCAATTATTTGATTGGGATTTATCGTATAATATTGATTTTTATTTAACTACAAAGCATTTATTTTCAATATTATTTATCGCTATTTTAGTCTTTTATGCACTAATTTTGAAAACACCAAAAGCATTATCGGTACTAAACACCTTTAGAAAAAATTGGATTTTAACTTGTATTCACTTATTTATTGCTTTAATTACTATACTTTTAATACCACATAAAACAGGCACCGAATTGTTATTTATTTTTTTTCCGATTGCCATTATTTTAGCCAATGGAATAGAATTATTTCAAAAAAGTTGGATTTCCGATGCCCTATTATTGTTGTTTTTTAGCTGTTCAATAATCGCTAATTTTTTATAA
- a CDS encoding T9SS type A sorting domain-containing protein, translated as MKQKDFLKLLFSVAISVSSFSATYGQHTWTGATNNDWDTNTNWSNNIVPPNSTDVIIPSGLTNYPTKSSGFIFLNSLIFESGSSILLEGGNIFSDITYKRNLTSNWHLIASPIKDHTFEALIADNDFAIGTGTNIGIGLHDNSLATPWQYKSETATGAIDNKLGMAVKLKPNSSTIVFKGKAFNDIAVTKPVDGITDFTLIGNPYLAYLDSNLFFSNMDNSFLLKEKTIWLWNGTEYITKNLAEPIKVAPTQGFFVRAIGSINVYPAMLSHQSTDVFLRQAPTPSFELSVANNKAKKSTKVFFIDNKTTGFDNGYDSSMFSGVKNKFAVFTQLVSDSKGEKLAIQTLPNANYENTIIPVGLIAKAKEEITFTVNSKNLPKDVTIYLEDRKNKTFINLSKNKHTISLDEKSNGIGQFYIHTQAKKLNPDTVNDLNNINIYNSDDKEISISGLQGKAVVKVYNTLGKKLVQAQINSNGINQVLLPHLSAGIYIVKLNTDLGSITKKIVLK; from the coding sequence ATGAAACAAAAAGACTTTTTAAAATTATTATTTTCAGTAGCCATTAGTGTATCTTCTTTTAGTGCTACCTACGGACAACATACTTGGACTGGGGCAACTAATAATGATTGGGATACCAATACAAACTGGAGTAATAATATTGTTCCTCCAAATTCAACGGATGTAATTATTCCTAGTGGTTTAACAAATTACCCTACAAAATCAAGTGGTTTTATCTTTCTTAATAGCCTTATTTTTGAATCAGGTAGTTCTATATTGCTTGAAGGTGGTAATATTTTTAGTGATATTACTTACAAACGAAACCTTACTTCTAACTGGCATTTAATAGCATCTCCTATAAAAGACCATACCTTTGAAGCACTTATTGCTGATAACGATTTTGCAATAGGAACAGGAACGAATATTGGTATTGGTTTACATGACAATAGTCTTGCTACCCCTTGGCAATACAAAAGTGAAACCGCTACCGGAGCAATAGATAATAAATTAGGAATGGCGGTTAAGTTAAAGCCAAATTCTTCTACTATTGTTTTTAAAGGAAAAGCATTTAATGATATAGCTGTAACCAAACCTGTTGACGGAATTACTGATTTTACCTTAATTGGAAACCCATATTTAGCCTACTTAGATTCAAATCTTTTTTTTAGCAATATGGATAATTCTTTTCTTCTTAAAGAAAAAACAATTTGGCTATGGAATGGTACTGAGTATATTACAAAAAACTTAGCAGAGCCTATTAAAGTAGCGCCAACTCAAGGTTTTTTTGTTAGAGCTATAGGGTCTATAAATGTTTATCCAGCGATGTTATCTCATCAATCAACAGATGTTTTTTTAAGACAAGCACCTACACCTTCTTTTGAATTATCTGTGGCTAATAATAAAGCTAAAAAATCGACTAAAGTATTTTTTATCGATAATAAAACTACAGGATTTGATAATGGTTATGATAGTAGTATGTTTAGTGGTGTTAAAAATAAGTTTGCTGTTTTTACCCAATTAGTTTCAGATAGTAAAGGAGAAAAATTAGCAATTCAAACTTTACCTAATGCAAATTACGAAAACACAATTATACCTGTTGGTTTAATTGCTAAAGCTAAAGAAGAAATAACATTTACTGTTAATTCTAAAAACTTACCTAAAGATGTTACTATCTATTTAGAAGATAGAAAAAATAAGACATTTATTAATCTTTCTAAAAATAAACATACTATTTCTTTAGATGAAAAAAGTAATGGTATTGGGCAATTTTACATACATACTCAGGCTAAAAAATTAAATCCTGATACTGTAAATGATTTAAATAACATCAATATTTACAATTCTGATGATAAAGAAATAAGTATTTCTGGCTTACAAGGAAAAGCTGTTGTTAAAGTATATAATACTTTAGGAAAGAAATTAGTTCAAGCACAAATTAACTCTAATGGTATTAATCAGGTTTTACTTCCTCATTTATCCGCAGGAATTTATATTGTTAAATTAAATACAGATTTAGGTTCTATCACAAAGAAAATTGTTTTAAAATAA
- a CDS encoding MGMT family protein, translated as MSSNQNFFERVYQVSRLIPYGRVTSYGAIARYLGAAKSARMVGWAMNNSHTKDVPAHRVVNRVGLLTGKHHFDGTNLMQQLLESEGVIVIDNQIQNFETVFWNPTDEL; from the coding sequence GTGAGTAGTAATCAAAATTTTTTCGAAAGAGTTTACCAAGTATCAAGGTTAATTCCTTATGGAAGAGTAACAAGTTATGGTGCTATTGCAAGGTATTTAGGAGCAGCCAAATCTGCACGAATGGTAGGTTGGGCAATGAATAATTCACATACCAAAGATGTTCCTGCACACAGAGTTGTAAATCGAGTTGGTTTGTTGACAGGAAAACATCATTTTGATGGAACAAACCTGATGCAGCAATTATTAGAAAGCGAAGGAGTTATTGTTATTGACAATCAAATACAAAATTTCGAAACTGTTTTTTGGAATCCAACAGATGAATTGTAA
- a CDS encoding alpha/beta fold hydrolase — MENYIIYKNIKIFYTELGKGKALVLLHGFLESSKMWEDVVCNLSKTNRVICIDLLGHGKTDSLAEIHTMQAMALAVKSVLKTLNIEQFHIVGHSMGGYVALALSEKYPKKIKGICLLNSSASADDQNKKNVRERACKMAENNYESLLKMSISNLFTAKNKADFPAEIAQMKKEAFKITAQSYISASQGMRIRANTEAVLQGVENRLIIAGKNDSILNFKEISEQAKRTNTPLYGVSGGHMSHIDNKKNLLKILHKFITD, encoded by the coding sequence ATGGAAAATTATATAATTTATAAAAATATTAAAATTTTTTACACCGAATTAGGCAAAGGAAAAGCCCTTGTTTTATTACATGGTTTTTTAGAAAGTTCCAAAATGTGGGAAGATGTGGTTTGTAATTTATCAAAAACAAATCGGGTAATTTGCATTGATTTATTGGGGCATGGAAAAACCGATTCTTTAGCTGAAATTCATACAATGCAAGCAATGGCTTTGGCGGTAAAATCGGTTTTAAAAACCTTAAATATTGAGCAATTTCATATAGTTGGTCATTCTATGGGAGGCTATGTGGCATTGGCGTTGTCTGAAAAATATCCGAAGAAAATAAAAGGAATATGCTTGTTAAATTCAAGCGCATCAGCCGATGATCAAAACAAAAAAAACGTACGTGAAAGAGCCTGTAAAATGGCAGAAAATAATTATGAAAGTTTGCTAAAAATGTCTATTTCTAATTTATTTACAGCAAAAAACAAGGCAGATTTTCCTGCAGAAATAGCACAAATGAAAAAAGAAGCCTTCAAAATTACGGCTCAAAGTTATATTTCGGCAAGCCAAGGAATGCGTATAAGAGCAAATACCGAAGCCGTTTTACAAGGCGTTGAAAACCGTTTAATTATTGCAGGGAAAAACGATTCAATATTAAATTTTAAAGAAATTTCCGAACAGGCAAAGCGCACAAATACGCCTTTATATGGGGTCAGTGGCGGGCATATGAGCCATATCGATAATAAAAAAAACTTGTTAAAAATCCTTCATAAATTTATTACAGATTAA
- a CDS encoding DUF3575 domain-containing protein gives MKKTLLIAVLFIGSFAQAQQEVKVDLLDALALKTVEVSYEYYTTERSSVGLSTLINFEKKSKDFRYNENWMITPYFRHYFTDNSNWNYFGEVFMGINGGEKDKKVETAGVVENIEEKYTDGALGLAIGSKYVSSGGFVLDVYAGLGRNMFTSKSPVVVPRVGINLGYRF, from the coding sequence ATGAAAAAAACACTTTTAATAGCGGTACTTTTTATCGGTTCATTTGCACAGGCACAACAAGAAGTTAAGGTAGATCTTTTAGATGCTTTGGCGCTTAAAACAGTAGAAGTTTCTTATGAATATTACACTACCGAACGTTCATCAGTAGGGCTTTCAACATTGATTAATTTTGAAAAAAAATCCAAAGATTTTAGATATAATGAAAACTGGATGATTACGCCTTATTTCCGTCATTATTTTACAGATAATAGCAATTGGAATTATTTTGGAGAGGTTTTTATGGGAATTAACGGTGGCGAAAAAGACAAAAAAGTTGAAACAGCGGGAGTTGTTGAAAACATAGAAGAAAAATATACCGATGGTGCTTTAGGTTTGGCAATTGGATCTAAATATGTGTCATCAGGTGGTTTTGTACTTGATGTTTATGCAGGTTTAGGAAGAAATATGTTTACCTCAAAATCACCAGTTGTTGTGCCTAGAGTTGGTATCAATTTAGGATATAGATTTTAG
- the brnQ gene encoding branched-chain amino acid transport system II carrier protein produces the protein MNKTKDIYVTGFALFSMFFGAGNLILPPYLGKNAADLWSWVTLGFFITAVFIPILGILAHAKLQGTMYDFGKKVSPIFSSAYCLIVYAIAVALPSPRTASVTHEMAIAPYFESSSLITSLLYFSLVFIFVMNRNKVLDLLGKFLTPLIIFILLAIIIVGIFTTPSAMNPSIFDAPFVSGLLEGYQTFDAIGAVVVGGVLVVSMNFNKNTSFEIKKDLITKAGFIAGLGLLVIYAGLIYNGALFNTVFADDATRSEVLSTLSSQTLGNIGTLFLGVLVALACFTTAVGLITGTADYIKGICKNSDKAYMATAIFACVVGVLVGQFDVKYIINIALPALMLVYPTTIVLIILNLLADKYASGIVFKAVVYITLIFSIPDVLDFIIDKEHLAAIKNFIPLATHNLGWVLPAIISFIIANIFQMKKQKSA, from the coding sequence ATGAACAAAACGAAAGATATATACGTTACAGGTTTCGCTTTATTTTCTATGTTTTTTGGCGCAGGAAACTTAATATTACCTCCTTATTTAGGTAAAAATGCCGCTGATTTATGGAGTTGGGTAACTCTTGGTTTTTTTATTACCGCCGTTTTTATTCCTATTTTAGGAATTTTAGCCCACGCAAAATTACAAGGAACTATGTACGATTTTGGTAAAAAAGTATCGCCTATTTTTAGTAGCGCTTACTGCCTAATTGTCTATGCTATTGCAGTGGCTTTACCCTCCCCAAGAACCGCTTCGGTTACTCACGAAATGGCAATTGCTCCTTATTTTGAAAGCAGTTCTTTAATAACAAGTTTGCTCTATTTCAGCTTGGTTTTTATTTTTGTAATGAACAGAAATAAAGTGTTAGATTTATTAGGAAAGTTTTTAACTCCTTTAATTATATTTATATTATTAGCCATTATTATTGTGGGAATATTTACCACGCCAAGCGCAATGAACCCCTCAATATTCGATGCGCCTTTTGTAAGCGGTTTGCTAGAAGGCTATCAAACTTTTGACGCTATTGGTGCCGTGGTTGTTGGTGGTGTGTTGGTTGTTTCGATGAATTTTAATAAAAATACCTCTTTCGAAATTAAAAAAGATTTAATTACCAAAGCAGGTTTTATAGCAGGTTTAGGGCTTTTAGTTATTTACGCAGGGCTTATTTATAACGGTGCATTATTTAACACTGTTTTTGCCGATGATGCCACTCGTTCAGAGGTTTTAAGCACTTTGAGTTCGCAAACTTTAGGAAATATTGGAACCTTATTTTTAGGTGTTTTGGTTGCCTTGGCATGTTTTACCACAGCGGTTGGGCTTATTACAGGAACAGCAGATTATATAAAAGGGATTTGCAAAAATTCGGATAAAGCATATATGGCAACGGCTATTTTTGCCTGTGTTGTAGGGGTTTTAGTTGGGCAGTTTGACGTAAAATACATCATAAATATTGCCCTACCTGCCTTGATGCTTGTTTATCCGACTACTATTGTTTTAATTATTTTAAACTTATTAGCTGATAAATATGCTTCAGGAATTGTTTTTAAAGCAGTAGTTTATATTACCTTAATTTTCAGTATTCCTGATGTTTTAGATTTTATTATTGATAAAGAACATTTAGCAGCTATCAAAAATTTTATTCCGCTAGCAACCCATAATTTAGGATGGGTTTTACCAGCAATTATCAGTTTTATTATTGCGAATATTTTTCAGATGAAAAAGCAAAAAAGCGCTTAA
- a CDS encoding Mrp/NBP35 family ATP-binding protein, with protein sequence MSFKKQDIYKALETITAPGEGKSLVESENIKNVVTFGKEVIVDVTISNPSLQAKKKAEVEITKAIHTNVDATIDVKVNVKVEVVQKENPNEIKGKVIPNIKNIIAIASGKGGVGKSTITSNMAVSLAKMGFKVGVLDADVYGPSQHLMFDVATEKPLSVKVDGRSKMKPIENYGVKLLSLGFFTDPNQAVIWRGPMASKALNQLIFDADWGELDFLLIDLPPGTGDVHLSIVQAVPINGAVVVSTPQNIALADAKKGVAMFQQESINVPVLGIVENMAYFTPAELPDNKYYIFGQGGAKNLAEDIKTSFLGEIPLVQSIREAGDVGHPVALQENTPLENAFKEVTKSMVAELLKRNENLPATEVVRITTMSGCSTK encoded by the coding sequence ATGAGTTTTAAAAAACAAGATATATACAAAGCTTTAGAAACAATTACAGCTCCAGGAGAAGGTAAAAGTTTAGTAGAAAGCGAAAACATAAAAAACGTCGTTACTTTTGGTAAAGAAGTAATTGTTGATGTAACCATTTCAAACCCATCTTTACAAGCAAAAAAGAAAGCTGAGGTAGAAATAACCAAAGCAATTCACACAAACGTTGATGCCACTATTGATGTAAAAGTGAATGTAAAAGTGGAGGTTGTTCAAAAAGAAAACCCGAACGAAATTAAAGGAAAAGTAATTCCTAATATCAAAAACATTATAGCAATCGCTTCAGGAAAAGGAGGTGTAGGAAAATCGACCATAACCTCTAATATGGCAGTTTCTTTAGCTAAAATGGGCTTTAAAGTAGGTGTTTTAGATGCCGATGTTTACGGACCATCACAACATTTAATGTTTGATGTGGCTACTGAAAAACCATTGTCAGTAAAAGTAGATGGGCGTTCAAAAATGAAACCTATTGAAAACTACGGCGTGAAATTATTATCATTAGGTTTTTTTACCGACCCTAATCAGGCAGTAATTTGGCGAGGACCAATGGCATCAAAAGCATTAAATCAATTAATTTTTGATGCAGATTGGGGGGAATTAGATTTCTTATTAATCGACTTACCTCCAGGAACAGGAGACGTACATTTATCAATCGTACAAGCAGTGCCAATCAACGGAGCCGTAGTGGTAAGCACCCCACAAAACATCGCCTTAGCAGATGCTAAAAAAGGAGTTGCAATGTTTCAACAAGAAAGCATTAATGTACCTGTTTTAGGAATTGTTGAAAACATGGCATATTTTACACCAGCCGAATTACCAGACAATAAATATTACATTTTCGGTCAAGGCGGAGCTAAAAATTTAGCAGAAGATATTAAAACAAGTTTCTTAGGCGAAATACCATTAGTACAAAGCATCCGTGAAGCAGGTGACGTAGGTCATCCAGTAGCCTTGCAAGAAAACACGCCGTTGGAAAATGCCTTTAAAGAGGTAACAAAATCAATGGTTGCCGAATTGTTAAAAAGAAATGAAAATTTACCAGCTACCGAAGTGGTTCGTATAACCACTATGAGTGGTTGTAGCACTAAATAA
- the upp gene encoding uracil phosphoribosyltransferase, translated as MHIDHLAKETSILNKFLTEIRSVEIQKDSMRFRRNIERIGEILGYELSKKLATKTNQVTTPLGVKEIETPVNDIILCSILRAGLPLHNGLLNYFDDAENAFISAYRHHPNNDDEFEIVVEYFASPSIEGKTLLLVDPMLASGRSLVAVYDAIKKYGTPKEIQIVSVLGSSEGVEYISKFFPENTHLWIADIDNELDDKGYIVPGLGDAGDLAFGTKM; from the coding sequence ATGCACATTGATCACTTAGCCAAAGAAACTTCAATTTTAAATAAATTTTTAACAGAAATAAGAAGCGTTGAAATTCAAAAAGATTCCATGCGTTTTCGTAGAAATATTGAACGAATTGGTGAAATATTAGGCTATGAATTGAGTAAAAAATTAGCCACTAAAACCAATCAAGTTACAACACCTTTAGGCGTAAAAGAAATAGAAACACCTGTTAACGACATTATTTTATGCTCTATTTTAAGAGCAGGATTGCCTTTGCATAACGGATTGTTAAATTATTTTGATGATGCCGAAAATGCTTTTATATCGGCATACCGTCATCACCCGAATAACGATGACGAATTTGAAATTGTAGTAGAGTATTTTGCCTCGCCATCAATTGAAGGAAAAACCTTGTTATTGGTCGATCCTATGCTTGCTTCGGGGCGTTCGTTAGTAGCGGTTTACGATGCTATAAAAAAATATGGAACACCAAAAGAAATTCAAATAGTATCGGTTCTTGGTTCATCGGAAGGGGTAGAATATATTAGTAAATTTTTTCCTGAAAACACCCATTTATGGATTGCCGATATCGATAATGAATTGGACGATAAAGGATATATTGTACCAGGTTTAGGCGATGCTGGCGATTTAGCTTTTGGTACAAAAATGTAA
- a CDS encoding FeoA family protein translates to MSSIASLQIGESGIISEESLDVIPLKLLEMGCLPGTEVELLQIAPLKDPIYICVNGSHLAIRKEMASQILITKI, encoded by the coding sequence TTGAGTTCAATTGCAAGTTTACAAATTGGTGAGAGTGGAATTATATCCGAAGAATCATTAGATGTTATTCCTTTAAAATTATTAGAAATGGGCTGTTTGCCTGGAACAGAAGTCGAATTGTTGCAAATTGCGCCCTTAAAAGATCCGATATATATCTGCGTAAACGGAAGCCATTTAGCAATTCGAAAAGAGATGGCTAGCCAAATTTTAATTACCAAAATTTAA
- the feoB gene encoding ferrous iron transport protein B — protein MSKRIKVALIGNPNTGKTSLFNQLTGLTQKVGNYPGVTVDKKSGTCQLSENSTAIITDLPGTYSINPTSMDESIVLKSLLNSNEDEKPDVIVIVADVENLKRNLLLFSQIQDLEIPIILALNMADQMKTKGISIDIENLEKELHTKVVLISARKNQGIDVLKQAIEKYDNLEVYSNFKEITTKIDADYFEELAQKSTKFSVYELWMMLTKQHSSLLYSTEKKALELFSHDVSKQKKYQHKETIYRYQKINDTLKKTYQIDASKATDIRSKLDTIFTHKIFGYFIFFGLLLLIFQSVFEWASAPMDFIDGLFASISDLAKSNLPVGMFTDLLSEGIIPGIGGVLIFIPQIVILFFFIAILEETGYMSRVVFLMDKIMRRFGMSGKSVFPLISGTACAIPAIMATRTITSWKERLITILVTPFTTCAARLPVYAILIALIIPDTKLFGFIGLQGLTLLGLYALGFGSAIIGAYILHKTLKIKNTSFFVMEMPNYKIPSVKNVFFDVLEKTKAFVFDAGKIILAISIVLWFLASNGASNFKNAEKNVTENTANQQLSKQELSQKIASIKLENSYIGMAGKAIEPIVKPLGYDWKIGIGLIASFAAREVFIGTLATIYSVENNDDNIATIKAKMASEINEETGEKRFNFATGMSLLLFYAFAMQCMGTLAIVKRETKSWKWPMLQLFGMGSLAYLSAFLAYQILR, from the coding sequence ATGAGTAAACGTATAAAAGTAGCATTAATAGGAAACCCGAACACAGGAAAAACTTCTTTATTTAATCAATTAACAGGCTTAACTCAAAAAGTTGGAAATTATCCTGGGGTTACAGTTGATAAAAAATCAGGAACTTGCCAATTATCAGAAAATAGCACAGCAATTATTACCGATTTACCAGGAACTTATAGTATTAATCCAACTTCGATGGATGAAAGCATTGTTTTAAAAAGTTTGCTAAATTCAAATGAAGACGAAAAACCAGACGTAATTGTAATTGTTGCCGATGTTGAAAATTTAAAGCGAAACTTATTGCTTTTTTCTCAAATTCAAGATTTAGAAATTCCGATCATTTTAGCCTTAAATATGGCGGATCAAATGAAAACTAAAGGGATTTCTATTGATATTGAAAATTTAGAAAAAGAATTACATACCAAAGTGGTTTTAATATCTGCTAGAAAAAATCAAGGAATTGATGTTCTAAAACAAGCAATAGAAAAGTATGATAATTTAGAAGTATATTCTAATTTTAAGGAAATCACCACTAAAATTGATGCTGATTATTTTGAAGAATTAGCTCAAAAAAGCACTAAATTTTCAGTCTATGAATTATGGATGATGCTTACAAAACAGCATAGCTCTTTACTTTACTCAACCGAAAAAAAAGCCTTAGAATTGTTTAGCCATGATGTATCTAAACAAAAAAAATACCAGCACAAAGAAACCATTTATCGCTATCAGAAAATAAATGATACTTTAAAGAAAACCTATCAAATTGACGCTTCAAAAGCAACAGATATTCGTTCAAAATTAGATACTATTTTTACCCATAAAATATTCGGATATTTCATTTTCTTCGGATTATTATTATTGATATTTCAATCGGTTTTTGAGTGGGCATCTGCTCCGATGGATTTTATTGACGGTTTATTTGCGAGTATTTCAGACCTTGCCAAATCGAATTTACCAGTAGGAATGTTTACCGATTTGTTATCCGAAGGAATTATCCCTGGAATAGGCGGAGTGCTTATTTTTATTCCGCAAATAGTTATTTTATTTTTTTTCATCGCCATTTTAGAAGAAACAGGCTATATGAGTCGGGTGGTTTTTTTAATGGATAAAATTATGCGTCGTTTTGGAATGAGTGGTAAAAGTGTTTTTCCATTAATTTCGGGAACAGCCTGTGCAATTCCTGCAATTATGGCAACCCGAACAATTACAAGCTGGAAAGAGCGTTTAATAACCATTTTAGTAACACCATTTACTACCTGTGCGGCGCGTTTGCCAGTATATGCTATTTTAATTGCCTTGATAATTCCTGATACTAAATTGTTTGGTTTTATAGGTTTACAGGGTTTAACTTTGTTAGGATTATATGCGCTTGGTTTTGGTTCGGCAATTATTGGTGCGTATATTTTACATAAAACATTAAAGATAAAAAACACCTCATTTTTTGTAATGGAAATGCCTAATTATAAAATTCCATCAGTAAAAAATGTATTTTTTGATGTATTGGAAAAAACCAAAGCCTTTGTTTTTGATGCAGGAAAAATTATTTTAGCGATTTCAATTGTATTGTGGTTTTTAGCTTCTAACGGAGCTTCGAATTTTAAAAATGCCGAAAAAAATGTTACAGAAAATACAGCAAATCAGCAGTTGTCAAAACAAGAATTATCACAAAAAATAGCTTCTATAAAATTAGAAAATTCTTATATCGGAATGGCAGGGAAAGCAATTGAACCAATTGTAAAACCGCTTGGTTATGATTGGAAAATAGGTATCGGATTAATTGCTTCTTTTGCAGCAAGAGAGGTTTTTATCGGAACATTGGCAACTATTTATAGCGTTGAAAATAATGATGATAATATCGCTACGATTAAAGCAAAAATGGCCTCTGAAATAAACGAAGAAACGGGAGAAAAACGCTTCAATTTTGCTACAGGAATGTCATTATTATTGTTTTATGCTTTCGCAATGCAATGTATGGGAACTTTAGCAATTGTTAAAAGAGAAACTAAAAGTTGGAAATGGCCAATGCTACAACTTTTTGGAATGGGATCTTTGGCATATTTATCGGCTTTTTTAGCCTATCAAATACTACGATAG